A section of the Bacillus sp. HSf4 genome encodes:
- a CDS encoding reverse transcriptase-like protein produces MPVEVYIDGASAGDPGLSGLGIFIKNGAQSESFSLPAGRLSNHEAEFSALIEGMKLCAERQYPIVSFRTDSEIVERAADLEFVKNEAFKPYLDEILRLKKAFDLFFIKWIPSKDNQTADKLAKQAILLNSE; encoded by the coding sequence ATGCCGGTTGAGGTATATATTGACGGAGCAAGCGCCGGCGATCCGGGCCTTTCCGGACTTGGCATCTTTATTAAAAACGGGGCACAGTCTGAATCATTTTCTCTGCCCGCCGGCCGATTAAGCAATCACGAAGCGGAATTTTCGGCTCTGATCGAAGGGATGAAGCTTTGCGCCGAAAGGCAGTACCCGATTGTTTCGTTTCGAACAGACTCTGAGATCGTTGAGCGTGCAGCGGATTTGGAATTTGTCAAGAACGAGGCATTCAAGCCTTACCTTGATGAAATTCTCCGTCTGAAGAAAGCTTTCGATTTGTTTTTTATTAAATGGATCCCTTCCAAAGACAATCAGACGGCTGACAAATTGGCGAAACAAGCGATTTTGCTCAATTCCGAGTAA
- the sspL gene encoding small, acid-soluble spore protein L produces the protein MDKQQPAGKGRLTGGVTPQGDIVTNRHNQHTDPKTELENRAKKSNTKH, from the coding sequence GTGGATAAACAACAGCCTGCCGGAAAAGGCCGTCTGACCGGCGGAGTTACGCCGCAGGGAGACATTGTCACAAACCGGCATAACCAGCACACAGATCCAAAAACCGAGCTTGAAAACAGGGCGAAAAAAAGCAATACAAAACATTAG
- a CDS encoding 5'-3' exonuclease, whose translation MTKKLLLIDGMALLFRSFFATAVHRNFMMNDKGIPTNGVHGFLKHMLTAVEAFQPSHVVCCWDMGSKTYRNDLFKDYKANRGEPPLELVPQFDLAKEAAAELGVLNIGLAGFEADDCIGTLSALFREKADITILTGDKDLLQLLAGTVKVALMQKGIGNYKVYTKDTFVEETGIEPNALIDVKALMGDASDNYPGVKGIGEKTAYKLIREYSTVEKMLENLDQLTKSQQKKIAESLEDLKLSKILAEIKCDVPLSCSLEDADFSLSLDKARDMLRMHQIRGIEPLLIKMEKREIG comes from the coding sequence ATGACGAAGAAGCTGCTGCTTATTGACGGGATGGCGCTCTTATTCCGGTCGTTCTTCGCAACGGCGGTACACCGGAATTTTATGATGAATGATAAAGGAATTCCCACAAACGGGGTTCACGGCTTTTTAAAGCATATGCTGACGGCGGTGGAGGCGTTTCAACCGAGCCATGTCGTCTGCTGCTGGGATATGGGGAGCAAAACATACCGCAATGATTTATTTAAGGATTATAAAGCAAATCGCGGCGAGCCGCCGCTTGAATTGGTTCCCCAGTTTGACCTGGCAAAGGAAGCCGCAGCAGAGCTGGGTGTTTTAAACATTGGCCTCGCGGGGTTTGAAGCGGATGACTGTATCGGCACGCTGTCAGCGCTGTTCCGCGAAAAAGCGGATATCACCATCCTCACGGGAGATAAAGACTTGCTGCAGCTTTTGGCTGGCACTGTCAAAGTCGCATTGATGCAAAAAGGGATCGGCAACTACAAAGTGTATACAAAAGATACATTTGTTGAAGAAACAGGCATCGAGCCGAATGCTCTGATCGATGTTAAAGCGCTGATGGGGGATGCTAGCGACAATTATCCCGGTGTCAAAGGAATCGGCGAAAAAACGGCTTACAAGCTGATCAGGGAGTATTCAACCGTGGAAAAGATGCTTGAAAACCTCGATCAGCTGACAAAAAGCCAGCAGAAGAAAATCGCCGAAAGCCTTGAAGACCTCAAACTGTCTAAAATACTCGCTGAAATCAAATGCGATGTGCCGCTGTCGTGTTCATTGGAAGATGCCGACTTTTCGCTGTCGCTTGACAAGGCCAGGGACATGCTGAGAATGCATCAGATCAGGGGCATTGAACCACTGCTTATAAAAATGGAAAAAAGAGAGATCGGTTAA
- a CDS encoding YpbS family protein, with amino-acid sequence MTDVHKAITAHSKKQHQHIKAFILLEQEREKAIEEAVIKCERHEPFSTENINHITAKMNELSKKGIVPERRLVTKEMIEEYVSRKSARA; translated from the coding sequence ATGACAGACGTCCATAAAGCGATTACAGCACATTCCAAAAAACAGCACCAGCATATCAAGGCGTTCATTCTTCTCGAACAGGAAAGAGAAAAAGCGATAGAGGAAGCCGTGATCAAGTGTGAACGACATGAACCGTTTTCCACCGAGAACATCAATCACATTACGGCGAAAATGAACGAACTGTCCAAGAAGGGCATCGTCCCGGAAAGGCGGCTTGTAACCAAAGAAATGATCGAGGAATATGTCAGCCGTAAAAGCGCGCGCGCATAG
- a CDS encoding dynamin family protein — protein MAHINIKDDLAKRAGAVFSELKKNGDHKRAAQLAGIIRKWLKREVYIALTGHYSAGKSSLVNALLQEDVLPTSPIPTSANLVLVRRGELKTALHTTDGKYAELKGAYDKQKVQAYCKDGSQIEMVEIEGPFSGLEPHAVLIDTPGIDSTDDAHFLSASSILHQADALFYVVHYNHVHSEENINFLRSIKEKIPNIYFIVNQVDRHDETETDFASYKHEVLNMLKKEGIGEDHLFFTSVTDIEHPLNEFKRLRDVMKRLQHQAGQQLDSYTEQKVVRLMNEHAEMLITDEDSSLAEETASQANIVESLNEQLAKSADQRLQAEEQIRKEIQTIIQNANVTPFHMRELAASYLESTDKGFKKGFIFSKTKTLEEKQKRKKAFLSDVQNRVQAEIDWHIIEVLKTYMNRYEVKSDDLLQQTLQFTTDIGEDHLLRSLKKGASLTSEYVLNYTKDLAENIRREAKRSAQPLIDQFRSLLEQNEMRAMEVATGKYEEEKAKLAALEERLKQQQQSYQKAKRLWELWENGGDGTDQGGWYAAEKAAVLDSFATAAPCDSGISQKTDIAEKTQIQKMNVSEYMEKFAELARHLEGIPILQKQREAFLQKTERLQSRQFTLALFGAFSSGKSSFANALCGQKVLPSSPTPTTATINKITKPKGAKQDGTADVSFKTEAEIAAELDQLLDGKISALKRGTLAEKLEHLLKKGKLDDDERLITEHFAKAYQRFRDFIISQDILTIASGELKPYVAEEETACVVREVTVYLHTPVTDKGITIVDTPGANSVNKRHTELAFQYMKDADALLYLTYYQHAFSKADRSFLRKLGLIKDAFSLDKMFFILNAADLAESSQELRTVEEYVRGELLKEGIQHPHFYHVSSKQELSGQSSSFNDFGFLKKALDDFIENGLTKAAVDQLIYEGKKLCETVIQLRRSLHRSAQEAEAEKKRIAKAYEAACTAIAEVEKGSAVFQMIEKDIEEQFYYMKQRLSFYAHDLFKAAIHPGLQNGSWLHNLQKALKSCLKEYAFECVQELKALDIRLEQEMISITDKQWIAAIKQRIADNPYFSVHIAPESPEGNSAEWAEPPADEGLFKDELKPFKAPKSFFQQNGKARLIEALTSKLSEITADWVEEQKQAFFSRAEKSARHLEEAAVQAAFTQISEQKETYFHEPLESGDRDKIEKAYTSAGEWLSGIDS, from the coding sequence ATGGCACACATCAACATAAAAGACGATCTGGCGAAAAGAGCCGGAGCTGTTTTCAGCGAGCTGAAGAAAAACGGAGATCACAAGCGGGCGGCACAGCTTGCGGGCATCATCCGAAAATGGCTAAAAAGAGAAGTTTACATCGCTTTAACCGGCCACTATTCGGCGGGAAAATCGTCTTTGGTCAACGCGCTGCTTCAGGAAGACGTTTTGCCGACCAGTCCGATTCCGACAAGCGCGAATCTCGTCCTCGTCCGCCGGGGAGAATTGAAAACCGCGCTCCACACGACCGATGGGAAATACGCCGAGCTAAAGGGCGCTTATGACAAACAAAAAGTGCAGGCCTACTGCAAGGATGGCAGCCAAATTGAAATGGTGGAAATCGAGGGGCCGTTTTCCGGACTCGAGCCTCACGCCGTCCTGATTGACACGCCCGGAATTGATTCAACAGATGACGCCCATTTTCTGTCGGCCTCTTCGATTCTTCATCAGGCCGATGCACTGTTTTATGTCGTTCATTACAATCACGTCCACTCTGAGGAAAACATCAATTTTCTTCGTTCAATAAAAGAAAAAATTCCGAACATCTACTTTATCGTCAACCAAGTTGACCGTCACGATGAAACAGAAACGGATTTCGCCAGCTATAAACATGAGGTCCTTAACATGCTGAAGAAAGAGGGAATCGGCGAGGATCATCTCTTTTTTACATCGGTAACAGATATTGAACACCCTCTTAATGAATTCAAGCGGCTGCGTGACGTGATGAAGCGCCTGCAGCATCAGGCTGGACAACAATTGGATTCCTATACCGAGCAAAAAGTGGTCCGTTTAATGAATGAGCATGCTGAGATGCTCATCACTGATGAGGACTCATCCCTTGCCGAAGAAACCGCTTCCCAGGCCAACATAGTCGAGTCGCTGAATGAGCAGCTGGCCAAATCCGCAGATCAACGTCTACAGGCGGAGGAACAAATCAGAAAAGAAATCCAAACCATCATTCAAAATGCGAATGTAACCCCATTTCATATGAGGGAGCTTGCAGCATCCTATTTGGAATCAACCGATAAAGGCTTTAAAAAAGGGTTTATTTTCAGCAAAACGAAAACGCTTGAAGAAAAACAAAAGCGCAAAAAAGCCTTTCTTTCAGACGTCCAAAATAGGGTCCAGGCTGAAATCGACTGGCACATCATAGAAGTGTTGAAAACGTACATGAACCGCTATGAGGTTAAGAGCGATGATTTGCTGCAGCAAACTTTGCAGTTCACGACAGACATAGGTGAAGACCACTTGCTCCGTTCGCTGAAAAAAGGGGCTTCACTGACGTCTGAATATGTGCTGAACTATACAAAGGATCTGGCTGAAAACATCAGAAGAGAGGCAAAACGGAGCGCCCAGCCGCTCATTGATCAGTTTAGAAGCTTGCTGGAGCAAAACGAAATGCGGGCCATGGAGGTGGCAACAGGCAAATATGAAGAAGAAAAAGCGAAGCTCGCCGCATTAGAAGAACGGCTGAAGCAGCAGCAGCAATCATATCAAAAGGCAAAACGTCTTTGGGAGCTGTGGGAAAACGGAGGAGACGGCACCGATCAAGGCGGCTGGTACGCGGCCGAAAAAGCGGCGGTGCTAGATTCATTTGCGACCGCCGCGCCTTGTGACAGCGGAATTTCCCAAAAAACAGACATTGCGGAAAAGACACAGATACAAAAAATGAACGTTTCAGAATACATGGAAAAATTTGCAGAGCTCGCCCGTCATCTAGAAGGCATCCCGATTTTACAAAAGCAGAGGGAGGCATTTTTGCAAAAAACGGAGCGGCTTCAGTCAAGACAGTTCACATTGGCGCTTTTCGGCGCTTTCAGTTCAGGCAAATCCTCTTTTGCCAACGCGCTCTGCGGCCAAAAAGTGCTCCCGTCCTCTCCGACGCCGACAACGGCAACGATCAATAAAATCACAAAACCGAAGGGAGCCAAACAAGACGGGACGGCTGATGTATCCTTTAAAACAGAAGCGGAAATCGCCGCCGAACTGGATCAGCTTTTAGATGGGAAAATATCCGCTCTAAAAAGAGGCACTCTTGCGGAAAAGCTTGAGCACCTATTGAAAAAAGGCAAGCTCGATGATGATGAACGTCTCATCACAGAACATTTTGCCAAGGCGTATCAACGATTCCGCGACTTTATCATAAGCCAGGATATATTAACGATTGCCTCAGGCGAGCTAAAGCCCTATGTGGCTGAAGAGGAAACGGCCTGCGTCGTGCGGGAAGTGACCGTCTATTTGCACACACCTGTCACCGATAAAGGAATCACGATTGTCGACACGCCAGGGGCCAATAGCGTCAACAAGCGGCATACTGAGCTCGCTTTTCAGTATATGAAAGATGCTGACGCCCTCCTTTACCTCACATATTACCAGCATGCGTTTTCCAAAGCGGACCGGTCGTTTTTGCGAAAGCTTGGATTAATCAAAGACGCTTTCAGCTTGGATAAAATGTTCTTTATTTTAAACGCGGCAGATCTGGCTGAAAGCTCGCAAGAATTGAGGACAGTCGAAGAATATGTGAGGGGAGAGCTTCTGAAAGAAGGGATTCAGCATCCGCATTTCTATCACGTCTCAAGCAAACAGGAACTGAGCGGTCAATCCTCGTCGTTTAACGATTTCGGCTTCTTGAAAAAAGCGCTCGACGATTTTATTGAAAACGGCTTGACAAAAGCGGCCGTCGATCAGCTGATATATGAAGGCAAAAAGCTGTGCGAGACAGTGATTCAGCTCCGCCGCTCTCTCCATCGCTCCGCACAAGAAGCGGAAGCCGAGAAAAAGCGAATCGCGAAGGCCTATGAAGCCGCATGCACAGCGATAGCCGAGGTCGAAAAAGGGTCCGCCGTTTTTCAGATGATCGAAAAAGATATCGAAGAGCAATTTTATTATATGAAGCAGCGCCTGTCTTTTTATGCGCATGATTTGTTCAAAGCAGCGATTCATCCCGGCCTGCAAAACGGGAGTTGGCTGCACAATCTGCAAAAAGCTTTGAAAAGCTGTTTGAAGGAGTATGCGTTTGAATGCGTGCAGGAACTGAAAGCCCTCGACATTCGGCTGGAGCAGGAGATGATCAGCATCACCGACAAGCAGTGGATTGCGGCCATCAAGCAGAGAATAGCGGACAATCCATACTTTTCCGTTCATATCGCCCCAGAGTCTCCGGAAGGCAACAGCGCAGAATGGGCGGAGCCTCCGGCAGATGAGGGATTGTTTAAAGATGAGCTGAAACCATTCAAAGCACCGAAGTCATTTTTTCAGCAAAATGGAAAAGCGAGGCTGATCGAAGCGCTCACCTCAAAGCTTTCCGAGATAACAGCCGACTGGGTTGAAGAGCAAAAACAGGCTTTTTTCAGCCGCGCCGAAAAAAGCGCGCGCCATCTGGAGGAGGCTGCTGTTCAGGCCGCTTTCACGCAGATCAGCGAGCAAAAAGAAACGTATTTCCACGAACCTTTAGAAAGCGGTGACAGGGACAAAATCGAAAAGGCCTATACGTCAGCGGGTGAATGGCTCTCCGGGATCGATTCATAG
- the fbpC gene encoding Fur-regulated basic protein FbpC, whose product MTMFFLLAAVSTYSLLIGFVLKGIAKRSA is encoded by the coding sequence ATGACGATGTTTTTTCTTCTGGCAGCTGTGAGTACATACAGCTTATTGATCGGGTTTGTCTTAAAGGGGATAGCCAAGCGCTCCGCATAA
- a CDS encoding isoprenylcysteine carboxylmethyltransferase family protein: protein MFWTIVIIFIGQRLIELAVAKRNEKYAFKRGAVEYGKYHYPYIVAMHVLFFISLIWEHIIFQRGTAPSAALILAGLVLVQVLRYWSLFSLGKCWNTKILIIPRTDLIRKGPYRWIRHPNYVAVALELLLLPLLFQAYLTAVIFTVSNAVLMLIRIRAEERALKELCH, encoded by the coding sequence ATGTTTTGGACGATTGTGATCATCTTTATCGGCCAGCGGCTGATTGAGCTTGCGGTTGCAAAGCGCAATGAAAAATACGCGTTCAAGCGGGGGGCTGTCGAATACGGCAAGTACCACTATCCGTATATCGTCGCCATGCATGTCCTCTTTTTCATTTCTTTGATTTGGGAACATATCATTTTTCAGCGCGGAACCGCACCATCTGCAGCGCTCATTTTGGCGGGGCTTGTCCTCGTTCAGGTGCTTCGCTACTGGTCACTGTTTTCTTTAGGAAAGTGCTGGAACACAAAAATTCTCATCATCCCAAGAACGGATCTTATTCGAAAAGGTCCGTACCGGTGGATCAGACATCCGAATTATGTGGCTGTAGCCCTTGAATTGCTTCTCCTTCCCTTGCTGTTTCAGGCGTATTTAACCGCAGTAATATTCACGGTTTCAAATGCCGTCTTGATGTTGATCCGCATCCGTGCCGAAGAAAGGGCGCTGAAAGAATTATGCCATTGA
- a CDS encoding 3-oxoacyl-[acyl-carrier-protein] synthase III C-terminal domain-containing protein, with translation MAYIVSAGTSIPRFHVDQEEAARFAKEMFKHSFKDIDRLLASFKNGEIESRQFVMPLEWYKEEKSFREKNQAYIETALQHSADAVTKCLTDERFLTDECPFENIEAVFFVSSTGISTPSIEARLMNILPFSNRTKRIPIWGLGCAGGASGIARAFEYCKAFPKAHVLVIAAELCSLTFQVQDKTKSNLIGTSLFGDGIAAVLMCGTKAETAFSKLHTLPEVRGSQSVTLKHTEDVMGWEIANSGFQVVFSRDIPSLIKTHFKTDVEAFLKQKHVGFRDIEVFLAHPGGKKVLDAYIESLGFSEKHLESSRKILAKHGNMSSATVLYCLKEYMLNNTLPSGTYGLMGALGPGFSSELLLIEWTQKESG, from the coding sequence TTTGCCAAGGAGATGTTCAAACATTCTTTTAAAGACATTGATCGCCTGCTCGCTTCATTCAAAAATGGAGAAATCGAGTCAAGGCAGTTTGTCATGCCTTTGGAATGGTATAAAGAAGAAAAGAGCTTCAGGGAAAAAAATCAGGCGTACATAGAGACGGCTCTTCAGCACAGTGCCGATGCCGTCACAAAGTGCTTAACCGATGAGCGGTTTCTTACAGATGAATGCCCTTTTGAAAACATTGAAGCGGTTTTTTTTGTGTCGTCAACCGGCATTTCAACTCCCAGCATAGAAGCGAGACTCATGAACATTCTTCCCTTTTCAAATCGGACGAAGCGCATTCCGATCTGGGGGCTCGGGTGTGCGGGAGGAGCATCAGGCATTGCCCGTGCATTTGAGTACTGCAAAGCCTTTCCGAAGGCCCATGTCCTCGTCATCGCGGCGGAGCTGTGCAGTTTGACATTTCAAGTACAGGATAAAACGAAAAGCAATCTCATCGGCACATCGCTATTCGGCGATGGAATTGCCGCTGTTTTAATGTGCGGAACAAAAGCGGAGACCGCTTTCTCCAAGCTTCACACGCTTCCGGAAGTGCGGGGTTCACAATCGGTCACTTTAAAACACACTGAAGATGTGATGGGCTGGGAGATTGCAAACAGTGGTTTTCAAGTCGTTTTTTCCCGGGATATTCCGTCCTTGATCAAGACCCATTTTAAGACGGATGTAGAAGCCTTTCTCAAGCAGAAGCATGTCGGTTTTCGCGACATCGAGGTGTTTTTAGCTCATCCGGGCGGAAAAAAAGTGCTTGATGCCTATATAGAAAGTCTGGGTTTTTCTGAAAAACACCTTGAAAGCTCACGGAAGATTTTGGCGAAGCACGGCAATATGTCTTCGGCAACCGTTTTGTATTGTCTCAAAGAGTATATGCTAAACAACACCCTCCCATCAGGAACATACGGTCTTATGGGAGCGCTGGGTCCGGGCTTCTCTTCAGAACTTCTCCTGATAGAATGGACGCAAAAAGAGAGTGGTTGA